Genomic DNA from Halobaculum sp. CBA1158:
CGACGACGAGGTGGCCGACGAGGCGGAGGCGCAGGCGCGGATCCAGGCGCTCGAAGAGCGCATGGAGGAGGCCGCGAGCAACCTGGAGTTCGAGCTGGCGGCGGACATCCGCGACCGGATTCAGGACCTCCGCCGAGAGTTCGACGTTGACCCCGAGGAGGTCGGGATCGAGCCGCCGGGCGAGGACACCGACGGGATCGATCCGGGCCCCGGCGCTGAGTTCTAGCGAGGTGGAGCGAAGCGAGACCTCGGAAGACGGCGGCGAACTTGCGGGCGAGCCGCCCAGAAAGAGAGCGAGGTGGAGCGAAGCGAGACCTCGGAAAACGGCGTTCACAAATCGCGACGCGATTTGTGAGCTCACGAGACCGCCGGTCTCGTGAACGGCGAGGTCCGTTCGTCGTTCGCGTATCCGGGGCCCTCCGATCGGCCCCGTATCAGTCGTCGGCCGCAGTCGCGCCGTCGCCCGCGTCGCCGCCGGCGTCCTCGGCCGCGCGCTCGTGGAGCCCCCGTCCCGTGGAGTAGCGGAAGTAGCCGACCAACCCGACGGCGGCGACGACGTTCGACGCCGTGATCGCCCAGAACGGTCCGAGCGCTCCCCAGCCGAGCACGTACGCGCCGACCGCGGCGACCGGGACGCGGACCGCCCAGTACTGCAGCATCGTCGAGTACATGCTCACGTCGGTCCGACCCGCGCCGTTGAAGCCCGCCTCGACCGTCCAGATCGCGCCCAGCGCCCAGTAGCCGAACGCGAGGATCTGGAGGTACGCGACCGTCAGCGTCAGCGCCTCGCCCCCAATCCCGGGGACGAACGCCGTCGCGATGAGCTCCGGGACGAGGTACTGGACGATCCCCAGCGAGCCGAGGCCGACGGTCCCGACGCCGACGCCGAGCCACGTCGCGCGCGTCGCGCGGTCGGGGCGGTCCGCGCCGAGGTTCTGGCCCACGAGGGTCGTCCCCGCCGAGCCGATGGCGGCCGCCGGGACGAACACGACCGTCGCGATGCGCGCGCCGACGGTGTAGGCGGTCAGCGCGGCCGCGCCGCCGGCGAACGAGACGATCGCGACGACGATCAGCCGGGCGACCTGCCGGGCGGCCGACTGGCCCGCCTTCGGCGCGCCGACCTCGACCAGCTCCCGGAACTCGTCGAGGTCGAGGCCGGCGGCGTCGAGGTGGAAGGTGAAGCCGCGACGCGAGGACAGCGCCGCCGCGATCATCACGAGCGCGCCGACGCCGAAGCCGACCGCCGTCGCGTAGGCGGCCCCGGCGATCCCCGAGCCGGCGTAGCCGGTCGCGGCGTACAGCGACGACTCGAGACCCCCGAGTCCGAGCATTCCGAACAGGGGATTGTCGACGAAGCCGAAGATGAGGATCGGGTCGAGCCCGACGCTGATACCGATCGACAGGAGGTTCACGAACAGCGGCGTGCGCGAGTCGCCCGCGCCGATGAAGCCGTACTCGAACACGTCGCTGACGGCGGAGACGGTGTATGCGATCGCCATCGTCGCGAGGTAGACGGCTCCGAGGGCGACGACCTCGGGTCCGGGGTCGAACAGCGACGTGAGCTGTCGCCCGAAGACGCCGGTGATCGCGACCATCGCCAGCATCACAGCGACGGCGGCGACCAGCGCGTGGAACACCGCCCGGCTGGCCCCTCGCTCGTCCCCCTCGCCGACGCGCTGGGAGACGAGGACGTGCTCGCCGGTGAACACGCCGCCGGTGACCGCCGTCATCAGCCCGATCAGCGGCGCGACGAGCCCGACGGCCGCGACGGCCTCGCCGCTGAGGCGACCGAGCCAGAGCACGTCGACGACGCTCTGGGCGACCACCGCGAGCTGCTGGGCCACGATGGGGATCGACAGGAACGCCAGCGCCCGTCCCAGCCGCCCCTCGGTGATCTCTTCGGTCGACACGTCCAACATTCGTGAATCTATTCTCCGGTATTTCCGATACAAAAAATAGCTATCGGTACAATATTCTATCACGATCGGCGTGTTGTTTTTTCCCCGCGGACCGTCGCCGTCACGACATACCGTACTCTTTTGCCCTCGGCACCGGAGATCCGCGTATGAGTAGTCGGCGGCGCAAGCCCGACTGGCTGAAGATGCGGCCGCCTTCCGGCCAGCGATTCGCCGAGATCAAGTCCACGCTCCGCGAGCACGACCTCCACACGGTGTGTGAGGAGGCCAACTGTCCCAACCTCGGGGAGTGCTGGTCAGGAGGCGGCGATGCTCCCCCGAACGCGGAGGCGGCGGACGCCGCCGACGCGAACGAGAGCGGTCCCGGTCCCGGCACCGGCCCGGGCACGGCGACGTTCATGCTGATGGGCGACCGCTGCTCGCGCGGGTGCAACTTCTGCGACGTGGAGACCGGCGGGATGGAGCCGCTTGACACCGACGAACCGGCGAACGTCGCGAGCGCGGTCGCCGAGATCGGCCTCGATTACGTCGTGCTCACCTCCGTCGACCGCGACGACCTCGCCGACGGCGGCTCCCGGCACTTCGCGGAGACGATCCGCGCGATCAAACGGCGCGACCCCTCGATCCTCGTCGAGGTGCTCATCCCCGACTTCGGCGGCGACCCCGACGCGATCGATCGGATCGTCGACGCCGGCCCGGACGTGATCGCCCACAACATCGAGACGGTCGAGCGCCTCCAGTGGCCCGTCCGCGACCGCCGGGCGGGCTACGGACAGACGCTCGACGTGCTCGAACGGGTGGACCGCGAGTCCGACATCCACACGAAGACGAGCGTCATGCTCGGCCTCGGCGAGTACGACCACGAGGTGTACCGCACCCTCCGTGACCTGCGGAGCGTCGGCGTCGACATCGTCACGCTCGGACAGTACCTCCAGCCGTCGCGCTCGCACCTGGACGTGTTCGAGTACGTCCACCCCGACGCCTTCGACACTTGGGCGCGCGTCGCCGAGGAGGAACTGGGCTTCCTCTACTGCGCCTCCGGCCCGATGGTCCGCTCCTCGTACAAGGCGGGCGAACTCTTCGTCGAGGCGCTCGTTCGCGAGGGGACGAGCGTCGAGGCGGCCCGCGAGGCCGCCCGCGCCGCCGACTGATCCCGTCTCCATCATCGATTGTCACAGATTCCCGCCGCTTCCCAGCAGTTTTCGTCGTCGCTGTCGGCCTCACCCAGTAGAACTGGACGAACGTCCGTTTCACCTCCGCATCGTCGAACGGCTTGAGAATCGGTGGCAGTATTTCTGTCCACAGTAAACTATTTACGAAAACACTATCACGCGGGGCGGACAGCGTTCGGGTATGCGAAGGTGGGTACCGTGAGCACGCTCGAGCGCGACCCCCGCGACGGCATGGTGCAGGTCCTGGACGAGGACGGGGGCGTCGTCGGCGACGTGCCGGACCTCTCCGAGGAGGAGTTCGTCGCGATGTACCGTCACATGAAACTCGCCCGCCACTTCGACGAGCGGGCGGTGTCTCTCCAGCGACAGGGGCGGATGGGGACGTACCCGCCGCTGTCCGGCCAGGAGGGAGCGCAGGTCGGCTCCGCGATGGCGCTGGCCGAGGACGACTGGATGATCCCCTCCTACCGCGAACACGGCGCGGCGATGGTTCGCGGGCTCTCGCTGGAACAGACGCTGCTGTACTGGATGGGCGACGAGCGCGGGAGCCTCGTCCCAGAGGAGGCGAACGTCTTCACGCCCGCCGTGCCGATCGCCAGCCAGATCCCCCACGCGACGGGGATGGCCTGGGCGGACAAGCTGCAGGGCGACGGCGAGACCGACACCGCCTTCATCTGCTACTTCGGCGACGGGGCGACCAGCGAGGGCGACTTCCACGAGGGATTGAACTTCGCGGGCGTGTTCGACACGCCGACGGTGTTCTTCTGCAACAACAACCAGTGGGCCATCTCGGTTCCCAGGGAGCGCCAGACGAACAGCGAGACGCTGGCGCAGAAGGCCGTCGCCTACGGCTTCGAGGGCGTCCAGATCGACGGAATGGACCCGCTGGCGGTGTACAAGGCGACGACGGAGGCGCTGGAGAAGGCGAGGAATCCCGGCGAGGGCGAGCGCCGCCCGACGCTGATCGAGGCGGTCCAGTACCGCTTCGGCGCGCACACCACCGCCGACGACCCCAGCGTCTACCGCGAGGAGGACGAGGTGGAGAAGTGGAAGGCGAAGGACCCGATCCCCCGCCTGGAGGAGTTCCTCCGGAACCAGGGGATCCTCGACGACGAGCGCGTCGCCGAGGTAGAGGAGTCCGTCCGCGAGGCGGTCGCCAACGCCATCGACGCCGCCGAGTCGACGGTGCGGCCCGACCCCGGATCGATGTTCGATCACGTGTTCGCCGAGCAGTCCCCCGAACTGCGGCGGCAGGCCGAGGAGTTCGCACAGCTTCGCGAGGAGTACGGCGACGAGGCGTTCCTGGAGGAGTGACATGAGCAGTCAAGAACAAGATCAAGCCACGCAGAACCTGACGCTGGTACAGTCGGTCCGCGACGCGCTCGCGACCGAGATGGAGTCGGACGACGACGTGCTCGTGATGGGCGAGGACGTCGGCAAAAACGGCGGCGTCTTCCGCGCCACCGAGGGCCTGTACGACGAGTTCGGCGAGGACCGCGTCATCGACACTCCGCTGGCGGAGTCGGGCATCATCGGCACGGCGGTCGGCATGGCCGCGATGGGGCTGAAGCCGGTGCCGGAGATCCAGTTCTCCGGGTTCATGTACCCCGGGTTCGACCAGATCGTGAGCCACATGGCCCGCCTGCGCACTCGGTCGCGGAGCCGGTACACGCTGCCGATGGTGCTCCGTGCGCCGTACGGCGGGGGCATCCGCGCGCCAGAACACCACTCCGAGTCGAAGGAGGCGTTCTACGCCCACGAGGCCGGGCTGAAGGTGGTGATGCCCTCGACGCCGTACGACACGAAGGGCCTGCTCATCTCGGCGATCCGCGACCCGGACCCGGTGATCTTCCTGGAGCCGAAGCTCATCTACCGCGCCTTCCGAGGCGAGGTACCCGAAGACGACTACGAGGTGCCGATCGGCGAGGCGACGACCCGCCGCGAGGGGTCGGACGTGTCCGTGTTCACCTACGGCGCGATGACGCGCCCCTCGCTCGAGGCGGCCGAGGAGCTTGCCGAGGAGGGGATCGACGCGGAGGTCGTCGACCTCAGAACGGTCTCGCCGATGGACCGCGAGGCCATCGTCGAGTCGTTCAAGAAGACCGGTCGCGCGTGCGTCGTCCACGAGGCTCCGAGGACAGGCGGGCTCGCCGGCGAGATAACCGCCACGCTCCAGGAGGAGGCGCTGCTGTACCAGGAGGCTCCGATACAGCGCGTGACGGGCTACGACGTGCCGTATCCGCTGTACGCCCTGGAGGACTACTACATGCCGAACGCGGCGCGAGTCGCCGACGGTATCAAGGAGGCCGTGGACTTCTGACCATGGCCGAGAAGGAGTTCAAACTCCCCGACGTCGGCGAGGGCGTCGCAGAGGGGGAGCTCGTCAACTGGCTGGTCGACCCCGGCGACACCGTCACCGAGGACCAGCCGGTCGCCGAGGTCGAGACGGACAAGGCGCTCGTGGAGGTCCCGTCCCCGTACAACGGGACGGTGAAGCAACTGCACGTCGAGGAGGGCCAGATGGTCCCCGTCGGCGACGTGATCGTCACTTACGAGGTCGCGGACGAGGAGGGCGAGGCCGGGAGCGACGGGACGGCCGAGGAATCCACCGACGAGTCCGCGGAAGCGACGGGATCGGCCGCCGCTGAGACCGCCGAGACCGCCGAGGCTGGAGACGACGCGGATGACTCGGCCGACGCGGCCGACACGAGCGCCGCCGGCGACGCTGCCGACGACGCCGACGAGACGCCGGCACCGTCGTCGGGTCGCGTGTTCGCGCCGCCCTCGGCCCGCCGGGCCGCACGCGAACTCGGCGTCGACATCGCCGCCGTCGAGGGGAGCGGTCCAGGCGGGCGCGTCACCGAGGGCGACGTGCGCGCCCACGTCGAGTCCGACGGCGCGCCCGATACGGGTGCCGCCGGCGACGCCGACGGAGGCGACTCCTCCGGGCCGAAGCCGGTCGACATCGACGGCAAGCGGTCGGCAGTCTCTCGAAAGAACGGCGACGGCGAGGCCGCCGGAGCCGACGCGTCCGCGTCGGCAGCGTCGTCCGTCGAGGCGGCGGGTCGCGACCGGACGCTCGCGGTGCCGGCGACGCGCAAGGCCGCCGAGGAGGCGGGCGTCGACATCGACGACGTGCCGACCGACGAGACGCGCGACGGCGAGGCGTTCGTCTCGACCGAGCAGGTGCAGCAGTACGCGCAGGCCGTGAAAGAGGCGAAGGCCGCCGAGGCGGCGGCCGAGTCCGCGACGGCCGGCGGCGACGGGGCGACCGCGACCGCTGAGGGCGGCGACGGCGAGGCGGCCCCGTCTGCCGCGTCCGCCTCCCGGGAGCCGGAGACGGTCCCGTACCGCGGCGTCCGCCGCACCATCGGCACCCAGATGGCGGAGTCGAAGTACACGGCCCCGCACGTCAGCCACCACGACACGGCCGTCGTCGACGACCTCGTCGACACCCGCGCGGAGCTGAAAGCGCGCGCCGCCGAGCGCGACGTGAAGCTGACGTACATGCCGTTCGTGATGAAGGCGATCGTGGCCGGACTCAAGCAGTTCCCGTACCTCAACTCCGAGCTTCGCGAGGACGACGAGGAGATCCTCCTCAAGAAGGAGTACAACGTCGGCATCGCGGTCGCGACCGACGCGGGGCTGATGGTCCCCGTGGTCGAGGACGTCGACGAGAAGGGGCTGCTGCGGATCGCCGAGGAGGTGAACGACCTGGCCGCCCGCGCCCGCGACCGGAAGCTCGCCCGCGAGGAGATGCAGGGCGGCACCTTCACGATCACCAACTTCGGCGCGGTCGGCGGCGAGTACGCCACCCCGATCATCAACTACCCCGAGACGGCGATCATGGGACTGGGCGCGATCGACGAGCGACCGGTCGCCGAGGACGGCGAGGTGCGGGCGGCCCACACGCTGCCGCTGTCGCTGTCGATCGACCACCGCGTCATCGACGGCGCGGAGGCGGGGCGGTTCACGAACTTCGTGATGGAGCGGCTGGAGAACCCCGAGCTGTTGCTGCTGGAGTAGCCGGACCGCGCGGCGGGTCGTCCGCCACGACTCGCAGCCGGGTTCCGATCCACGCAACTTTTGCGCCCCCACGGAGACGCCACCTCCAACAGCCATGTCCGACCTCGTCACCGTCACCGACATCCGGCGGGCCCGCGAGCGATTCGACCCGGAGATCGTTCGCGAGACGCCGGTCGAGCGCTCGCGGTCGCTCTCGGAGATGAGCGGCGCGGACGTGCGCCTCAAGATGGAACACCTCCAGCGCACCGGCTCGTTCAAGACCCGCGGTGCGTCGAACAAGATCCACGAGCTCGTCGCGGGCGGCGCGAGCCGGTCGGACGCGGGCGACGCCGAGCGCGTCGTCGCCGCGAGCGCCGGCAACCACGCCCAGGGGGTCGCGCTGGCGGCCACGAACGCCGGGATCCCCTCGACGGTCGTCATGCCCGAGGACGCCCCGCAGGCGAAGGTCGACGCCACCCGCGGCTACGGCGCGGAGGTCGTCCTCCGCGGCCGGGAGTTCCAGGTCGCGGTCGCCCACGCCCGCGACCTGGCCGACGAGCCCGGAGCCGTCTTCGTTCACGCCTACGACGACCCTGCGATCGTCGCCGGCCAGGGTACGCTCGGCCTCGAAATTGCCGAACAGGTGCCGGATCTCGACACCGTGATCGTGCCCATCGGCGGGGGCGGCCTCATCGGGGGAGTCGCCACCGCCCTCGCGGCGGTCGCCCCCGAGGTGCGCGTCGTCGGCGTGCAGGCCGATGACGCCGCGACCGTGCCCGAGAGCCTCGACAAGGGCGAACCCGTCGACCGCGAGGAGACCCGCACCATCGCCGACGGCATCGCGACCGGCGGCGTCGCCGACCTCACCTACGACCTCATCGAGCGCCATGTCGACGAGGTGGTCACCGTCAGCGACGACGAGATCGCCCACGCCATCCTCACGCTCCTGGGGCGCGCCAAGCAACTGGTCGAGGGCGCGGGCGCGGCCTCGGTCGCCGGCCTCCTGTCTGGTCGCGTCGACGTGACCGACGAGACGGTCGTCCCGCTGCTGTGCGGCGGCAACATCGACATGTCGATGCTCGACACCGTGCTCGAACACGCGATGACCGACCGCGACCAACTGCTGCGCCTGCGCGTCCGCATCGAGGACGAGCCCGGTGAGCTGTCGACGCTGTCGACGGTCCTCGCCGACCGCGGCGCGAACGTCCGTCACGTCCGCCACGACCGCGCCGTCGGGGAGCTCCGCGTCGGCGAGGCGTACCTCACCTTCGAGGTGAACACGTCCGGACGCGAACACGCCACCCAGCTCATCGACGCGATCGACGAGCGCGGCTACGAGGTAACCCGGATAAACTGACACGTCTCGTGCCGCGGTGACAACTCTCCACGCGCCGATCGTGGGAACCGTCCGCACTCCAGTCGAAACGAAGGGGTACTCGCGTCGGAGTCTGACGACTTTCGGCATATACGAAACGATTCAGCCGTTGACCGTTGTCTGACGGACGTCTGCTTTCAGACGGACGAACGGCTCTCGCTCGACCGACACATGTCAGATTAAAACTAGTATCGATCGACCGAAACGGGTCCCGGGGGATCGCCTCGACTGGAGGAGAGTTCTCGGCGAACGACGCGTCTACCGGCGGGTGGCCGTCCCCCGAGGGTTCGTCCGTTCGCTTCGCTCACTCCGCGCCGCTCGCGCTCACGGCTCGCTTCGCTCGCCGTTCACGTATCGAGGCCTCGCTCACTACGTCCGCTCGGCCTCGCCCATTTCGTGGGCGGTTCGGGCGAGACGGTCTCACTCCGTTCGACCGCCTCCACCTCACCGCCGACTATCCGAGCCCTCGCTCACTACGTTCGCTCGGCCTCGCCTGCCCGATGTTCGGAGATGATCTCGTCGACCATCGCCTCCGTCTGCTCGCGCTCGCGCTCGGCGGCGCGGCGTTCCCAGTCGTCGATCACGTCCTCCACGTCGCTCTCGCGGGCGACTGCGAGTTCGTCGACCTCCTGGATCGCCACGTCGTCGGCGGGACCGACGGGGATCTCGTGGTCGAACAGCACCTCTCGGGCGACGTCGGAGAGCCCGCCCGTCCGCAACACGACGCGGGGCTCGGTCTCGGCGAGGCGTTCGGCGGTCGCCTGCCCGGCTCCGGAGGCGTCACGGAGGTACACCACGTCGCCGGCGGCGAGTCCGTACTGCTCGTCGGCCCGGCGGATCGCCCGCTTGGTGAACTGATCGACGGTCTTCACGGACACGAGGTCTCGGCCCTTCGAGACCTCCGCGAAGTCGTCGTGGTCGAGCTTCCACAGCGTCTTGAGCCGCGCGAGCTTCTCCTCGAGTTCCTCGACGGTCTCCTCGGCCTCGTCGCGCTCGCGCTCCAGTCGGTCGTTCTCCCGGCGAATCCGGGTGACCTCGCGGTCGCGGCGGGCCTCCATGCGCTCCTCGCGGCGGGCGTCCGACAGCTCCGTCTCCAGTTCGTCGATCCTGTCGTCCTTCCGCTCGATCGTCTCCTTCAGGTCCGCGACGTGCTCGTCGAGCCGCTCGACCTGCTCCTCCAGGTCGCGGATCCGCTTTTCCTCGTCGGTGAGTTCGCGCGGCTCGGGTCCCGACTCCTCGTCGTCCTCGCCGTCGTCGTCCCGCAGGTCCGACAGCGCCCCCTCGACTGACTGCTCGTCGGCGACGACCCTGGCGATCACCTCCGCGCGGTCGACGCCGGCGGGGATCTGCCGACCGATGCGCTCGAACTGGTCGGCGTGGTCGTCGACCGCGAACAGCGCCGCGGCCAGCGCGTCGCGCTCGTGGTCGTTGTCGTACGCCTCCTCGCGGGTCCTGTGGAGCTTCTCGTCGATCGGGAGGTCCGACTCGGGCGTCCAGCCGGCGGCGTCGAAGCTCCGACGGAACGTCTCGACCGTCTCGGGCATCGGCGTCACGTCGGCGGCGACGATGACCGGTCGCCCGCGCTCGATCAGCCACTCGATCACCGCGGCGGTGTCGGCGGTCCTGGTGGAGAACACGTCGAAGACGGTGCCGTCGAGCCCCACGACGGCGGCGGCGGTGGTCGTCCCCGGGTCGATCCCGACGACGACGCGGTCGCGGCGCTTCACCAGCGGCTCGAACTCGATCCCGTCGCGTCGCTCGCGGTCGATCTCGACGCGGGTGTCTCCCCCGCGACCCGCGCTTACCGGAATGTCCTGGGGGCGTGCCTCCACGGAGAAGACGGCGTTCTGGTAGCCGCCGTACTTCTCCGTGATGTCGACCTCGTAGTCGAGCCCCGCGTCGTCCAGTTCGGACTCGACCTCGCGAGCGCGGCGCTTCACGTTCCCGTGGATCCGGCGGGTGTAGCGGTCCTGGCTCCAGCCGCCCTTGCCCGTCGAGCGACCCCTGGACACCTTCACGGTCGTCGTGTTCGTGAAAGCGGACACCTCGTAGCCGACGTTCGCGGCCGCGAGGCGGGCGCTGGCCTCCGCCTCCTTCATCGGCTTCTTGCCGTACGGGACGCCGTGGCGGGCGGCGACTCGTGAGAGCGGCTCGGGTCGCTCGTCTCCGGTCACCTGCACCAGCGCCGTGCCGTGGGGGAGCGCGCGGAGGAATCGCACGAGCGCGTCCTTGTCGGCCGCGAGTTCGTAGGCGTTGTCGGTGGCGACGATGGCGGGCTCCTCGTCCTCGATGCGCCGGCGGAGCTTCCGGTGTGAGACCACGTCCCGCTCGAACGACTCGCCGTCGAAGACGACGAGCGCGTAAGAGGGCGCGTCGCCCCGGATGTCACCGCTTTGGATGTCGACTCCGAACACGAGGGAGTCGAGCGCGCTCGTCCGGGCGTTCACGAACCGGCATTGGCGGTTGACGGTGAAAAACTCCGCGCCGGGACCGTCGTGTCACCGATCCGCACGCGCCGCTCGCTGGAGACGGCGAGAGTCGTCGACCGCGGCTCGAATCGCCGCTTCGAGCCGTTGGAACGTCCCCGATCGTCCCTTTTCGACGTACGCGTCGGCGACCGTCCACGCCGCGTCCGCGAGTGCCCACGGCGGCGCGCCCGTCGCGAGTACGACTGGCGCGCGCAGGCCGAGCCACGCCGCCCGACGGATCGCCGACTCGCCACCGACGCCAGGATCGATCACCACGCAGTCGGGCGGCCGCCTGGTCGCATCCGTCGGCGCGTCGCCGGCGTCGGCCACCGCTTCGACGGCCATCGCTTCACGTCCCAACAGCGCCGTCGCGGCCGACCGGAAGCTGTCGTTCGGATCGACCAGCAGGACCCCGATCCGGTCACAGTCGGGAGCGGGCACTTCCCGGGCGGATCTCTCCCGCGTCGCCGTGTCCTCCGACGTGATTGCGGCCATCGTCTGTCCGTTCGGCCTCGCTCGCTTAACGGATGCTATGACCCGAGTGTACCGGTGGATACGGCTACGTATCGCTCGGGGGTCCGCTGATGACAGATCGGTGGACAGGGTCTCCGCGGGTCGGTCCCGGCGTCAGCCGGCCGCTGAACGCTCACTCGTCGTCGGCGTCGGGGAACGGGACCTCGATCTCCTCGCCGTCGTCGGGCAGGAACGCCTCGCCGTCGAACGCCTCCGCGGCCTCCCGCTCCAGTTCGTGCGCCCGGCCGGCGTACCGCGAGGAGAGGTGCGTGAGCGCGAGTCGCTTCGCCTCGGCGCGGTCGGCGACCTCGGCGGCCTCTCGCGCCGTCGAGTGGGCGGTCTTGCGCGCGCGGTCGACCGCCTCGTGGAGGAACGTCGCATCGTGGACGAGTAGGTCGGCGTTCTCGGCGGCCTCGACGGTCGCCTCCACCGGGCGGGTGTCGCCGGTGTAGACGACCCGGCGGCCGGGCCGCGGCGGGCCGACGACCTCCTCCGGGTCGACGACGCGCCCGTCGTCCAACTCGATCGTCTCCCCCGCGTGGAGCCTCCCGTACGCCGGCCCGGGCGGGATCCCCAGTTCCGCTTCGGCCTTCTCGCGGTCGAACCGGCCCTTGCGGTCGGCCTCGACGAGCGCGTAGCCGACCGAGGAGGTGCGGTGGTTCGTCTCGAAGGCCCGAACCTCGTACTCCTCGCGGTCGAGCGCGACCGCGCCGGGGCGGACCTCGCGGACGGTGACCGGAAACCCGGGGTCGTGGCCGACCGCGTGCACCAGTTCCGTGAGGTGGCGTTTCGAACCGGGCGGGCCGTGGATCGCCAGCGGCTCCTCTCGGTCGTTGAAATCGAGGCTCTGGACGAGCCCGGGGATGCCGAGCACGTGGTCGCCGTGGAGGTGCGAGACGAACAGGTGCGAGAGTCCGAAGCCGGTCCCGAAGCGCATCATCTGCCGCTGGGTGCCCTCCCCGCAGTCGAACAGGAACTCGTCGCCCTCGCGGTTCAGGTGGACCGCGCTGGGGGCGCGCGACACCGTCGGCACCGCGCCGCTCGTGCCGAGGAAGGTGACCCGGATCATACGCGGGAGTGACGGGGCCGACGGTGAAACGCTGTCGAAGCGCCTCCGACCGCGGCCGCGATACCGCCCCCGAACCCCTGGGTCGACTCCCCCCGAGGACGACCGCGTCGATCGCGACTGAATCCGACGCCGTCTCGGGATTAATCCGGATGAATCCCGCTTTGCGGCCGGTTCGGTATATGCCGACGCGGTTCGTGTGATCGGGTGTAATGTCACGACACACGACGGGATGGGCGGCCGTTGCGGCGGCCCTGATGCTCGTCCTCGCCGGCTGCGCCGGCGGCGTCCCCGGGGGCTCCTCCGGAACGGACGCCGGCACCGCCGGCGGCGACGACGGGGGAACTGTGAACTTCTACATCAGCGACCAGCAGAACGCGATCGACCAGTTCGAGCACCTGAACGTCACGATCACCGAGGTCACGCTCGTCAGAGCCGACGACGGTGACGGCGAAGACGCCGACGGCGACGCAGAGACCGACGAGCCGACCGAGACGACTGAGCCGACCGAGACGACTGAGCCGACTGAGACGGTAACCACCGCGTCGACCGAGACGCCCGAGTCCGACGACGACGAAGGCGAGCAGGTCACCTACGAGGTCGACAACGTGACCGTCGACCTGACCGAGTTGCAGGGCGCGAACGCCTCGCGGCTGGGCTCGATCCCCGCCCCGAACGGCACGTACACGAAGGTGTTCGTCGAGATCGACGCGGTCGAGGGCACCCTCACCGACGGCTCCTCGGCGGACGTGAAGCTGCCGTCGAACAAGCTCCGACTGAACACGGAGTTCACCGTCGGAAACGGCGAGGAGGTCGACTTCGTGTTCGACGTGACC
This window encodes:
- the ilvA gene encoding threonine ammonia-lyase, with protein sequence MSDLVTVTDIRRARERFDPEIVRETPVERSRSLSEMSGADVRLKMEHLQRTGSFKTRGASNKIHELVAGGASRSDAGDAERVVAASAGNHAQGVALAATNAGIPSTVVMPEDAPQAKVDATRGYGAEVVLRGREFQVAVAHARDLADEPGAVFVHAYDDPAIVAGQGTLGLEIAEQVPDLDTVIVPIGGGGLIGGVATALAAVAPEVRVVGVQADDAATVPESLDKGEPVDREETRTIADGIATGGVADLTYDLIERHVDEVVTVSDDEIAHAILTLLGRAKQLVEGAGAASVAGLLSGRVDVTDETVVPLLCGGNIDMSMLDTVLEHAMTDRDQLLRLRVRIEDEPGELSTLSTVLADRGANVRHVRHDRAVGELRVGEAYLTFEVNTSGREHATQLIDAIDERGYEVTRIN
- a CDS encoding DUF460 domain-containing protein, which codes for MNARTSALDSLVFGVDIQSGDIRGDAPSYALVVFDGESFERDVVSHRKLRRRIEDEEPAIVATDNAYELAADKDALVRFLRALPHGTALVQVTGDERPEPLSRVAARHGVPYGKKPMKEAEASARLAAANVGYEVSAFTNTTTVKVSRGRSTGKGGWSQDRYTRRIHGNVKRRAREVESELDDAGLDYEVDITEKYGGYQNAVFSVEARPQDIPVSAGRGGDTRVEIDRERRDGIEFEPLVKRRDRVVVGIDPGTTTAAAVVGLDGTVFDVFSTRTADTAAVIEWLIERGRPVIVAADVTPMPETVETFRRSFDAAGWTPESDLPIDEKLHRTREEAYDNDHERDALAAALFAVDDHADQFERIGRQIPAGVDRAEVIARVVADEQSVEGALSDLRDDDGEDDEESGPEPRELTDEEKRIRDLEEQVERLDEHVADLKETIERKDDRIDELETELSDARREERMEARRDREVTRIRRENDRLERERDEAEETVEELEEKLARLKTLWKLDHDDFAEVSKGRDLVSVKTVDQFTKRAIRRADEQYGLAAGDVVYLRDASGAGQATAERLAETEPRVVLRTGGLSDVAREVLFDHEIPVGPADDVAIQEVDELAVARESDVEDVIDDWERRAAEREREQTEAMVDEIISEHRAGEAERT
- the rnz gene encoding ribonuclease Z translates to MIRVTFLGTSGAVPTVSRAPSAVHLNREGDEFLFDCGEGTQRQMMRFGTGFGLSHLFVSHLHGDHVLGIPGLVQSLDFNDREEPLAIHGPPGSKRHLTELVHAVGHDPGFPVTVREVRPGAVALDREEYEVRAFETNHRTSSVGYALVEADRKGRFDREKAEAELGIPPGPAYGRLHAGETIELDDGRVVDPEEVVGPPRPGRRVVYTGDTRPVEATVEAAENADLLVHDATFLHEAVDRARKTAHSTAREAAEVADRAEAKRLALTHLSSRYAGRAHELEREAAEAFDGEAFLPDDGEEIEVPFPDADDE